The following coding sequences lie in one Oceanicola sp. 502str15 genomic window:
- the hflK gene encoding FtsH protease activity modulator HflK, whose translation MAGNNGGPWGGGGSSGGGGGNGDDEGRSNRPGGGRRPGEGSGIPEIDQIMKKGQEQLKVLMGGRGGGSNGRGPGGRGPGGGGAPWLTRGTLLIGAGAAALLWAFASFYTVRPEQQSVELFLGEFSDIGTEGLNFAPWPLVTAEVIDVTTNRTEDIGVRRGQSGNDGLMLTTDENIVDIDFQVVWNVKNAADFLFALEAPEITVRSVAESAMREVIAQSELAPILNRDRAAIEAGVDELIQQILDQQKTGINVVRVNFNKVDPPAQQVAVTDINGDTKNTSVIDAFRDVQAAEQERDQVQRQADAYANGRLAQARGQSARILENAEAYRSEQVNQATGESSRFLSVLEEYRAAPGVTRKRLYLETMEKVLGDVDKIILENQSDGQGQGVVPYLPLNELRRSGSGSSSTGSTGGSN comes from the coding sequence ATGGCTGGCAACAACGGCGGCCCCTGGGGCGGCGGCGGATCGTCCGGCGGCGGAGGCGGCAACGGCGACGACGAGGGCCGTTCCAACCGGCCCGGAGGCGGGCGCAGGCCCGGTGAAGGGTCCGGCATCCCCGAGATCGACCAGATCATGAAGAAGGGTCAGGAGCAGCTGAAGGTGCTCATGGGCGGACGTGGCGGCGGCAGCAATGGCCGCGGTCCCGGCGGGCGTGGTCCCGGCGGCGGCGGTGCCCCATGGCTCACCCGCGGCACCCTGCTCATCGGCGCAGGCGCGGCAGCCCTGCTCTGGGCCTTTGCCAGCTTCTACACCGTCCGGCCCGAACAGCAGTCGGTCGAGCTTTTCCTTGGCGAGTTCTCCGACATCGGCACCGAGGGTCTCAACTTTGCCCCCTGGCCGCTGGTGACGGCAGAGGTGATCGACGTCACCACCAACCGCACCGAAGACATCGGCGTGCGCCGTGGCCAGTCCGGTAATGACGGGCTGATGCTCACCACCGACGAGAACATCGTCGACATCGACTTTCAGGTGGTCTGGAACGTGAAGAACGCGGCCGACTTCCTCTTCGCCCTCGAAGCGCCCGAGATCACGGTGCGCTCGGTGGCCGAAAGCGCCATGCGCGAGGTCATCGCGCAATCCGAGCTGGCGCCGATCCTCAACCGCGACCGTGCCGCGATCGAAGCCGGGGTGGACGAGCTGATCCAGCAGATCCTCGACCAGCAGAAAACCGGCATCAACGTGGTGCGCGTCAACTTCAACAAGGTGGACCCGCCCGCGCAGCAGGTCGCCGTGACCGACATCAACGGCGACACCAAGAACACCTCCGTCATCGACGCCTTCCGCGATGTGCAGGCGGCCGAACAGGAGCGTGATCAGGTGCAGCGCCAGGCCGATGCCTATGCCAACGGGCGTCTTGCCCAGGCCCGCGGCCAATCGGCCCGGATCCTCGAAAACGCCGAGGCCTACCGCTCCGAGCAGGTCAACCAGGCCACCGGCGAAAGCTCGCGCTTCCTTTCGGTGCTCGAAGAGTATCGCGCCGCCCCCGGCGTGACGCGCAAGCGCCTCTACCTCGAAACAATGGAGAAGGTCCTGGGCGACGTCGACAAGATCATCCTCGAAAATCAATCGGATGGCCAAGGTCAGGGCGTCGTGCCCTACCTGCCGCTCAACGAACTGCGTCGTTCCGGCAGCGGCAGCAGCAGCACCGGCAGCACGGGAGGGAGCAACTGA
- the gorA gene encoding glutathione-disulfide reductase codes for MEFDYDLFVIGGGSGGVRAARLASSEAGAKVGLAEEYRMGGTCVIRGCVPKKLMVYASHFPEEIKLAKAYGWDVEAKGFDWSQFRHHLHAELDRLEQIYTRNLEKAGVEIHAQRAVVKDPHTVALADGTEFTCRHILIATGGTPSFPPLEGAEEFGISSNDVFLFDELPESILIIGGGFIACEMACILNGLGVKTTIFLRGAQILRGFDDEARGHLADHMRSLGIEIHTGTSITDMQKLENGVSVRTTTGHEGIYNKILFATGRDPNTKGLGLEEAGVELGRSGEIVVNEYSQTGVPSIYAIGDVTGRIELTPVAIREGVAFVNTVFHGTPTPVDHELVPSAVYTQPELGTVGMTENEAERAMEAGGEAFEVYSTAFRPMKTAFAHTEDRVLMKLIVGKDTRKVLGCHIVAPEAGEMIQLAGIAIKMGATKEDFDRTCAVHPTMAEELVTMKSPTR; via the coding sequence ATGGAATTTGATTACGACCTCTTCGTCATCGGCGGCGGCTCCGGCGGGGTGCGCGCGGCGCGGCTGGCAAGCTCCGAAGCGGGCGCGAAAGTGGGGCTGGCGGAAGAGTATCGCATGGGCGGCACCTGCGTCATCCGCGGTTGCGTGCCGAAAAAGCTGATGGTCTATGCCTCCCATTTCCCTGAAGAAATCAAGCTGGCGAAGGCCTATGGCTGGGATGTCGAGGCCAAGGGCTTCGACTGGTCGCAGTTCCGCCATCACCTCCACGCCGAGCTTGACCGGCTCGAGCAGATCTACACCCGCAACCTCGAAAAGGCCGGTGTCGAGATCCACGCCCAACGCGCCGTGGTGAAAGACCCGCACACCGTCGCCCTCGCCGACGGCACCGAGTTCACATGCCGCCACATCCTCATCGCCACCGGCGGCACCCCCAGCTTTCCGCCGCTCGAGGGGGCCGAGGAGTTCGGCATCAGCTCCAACGACGTGTTCCTCTTCGACGAGTTGCCAGAGAGCATCCTGATCATCGGCGGTGGCTTCATCGCCTGCGAAATGGCCTGCATTCTCAATGGCCTCGGCGTGAAGACCACGATCTTCCTGCGCGGCGCCCAGATCCTGCGCGGCTTCGATGACGAGGCCCGCGGACACCTCGCCGACCACATGCGCAGCCTCGGCATCGAGATCCACACTGGCACCTCGATCACCGACATGCAGAAACTCGAAAACGGCGTGTCGGTCCGCACCACCACCGGCCACGAAGGGATTTACAACAAGATCCTCTTCGCCACCGGCCGCGACCCCAACACCAAGGGCCTCGGGCTGGAGGAGGCCGGCGTCGAGCTGGGCCGCTCCGGCGAAATCGTCGTCAACGAATACAGCCAGACCGGCGTGCCCTCGATCTACGCCATTGGCGACGTGACCGGCCGCATAGAGCTGACCCCCGTGGCGATCCGCGAGGGGGTGGCCTTCGTCAACACCGTGTTCCACGGCACCCCCACCCCGGTCGACCACGAGCTGGTGCCCTCCGCCGTCTACACCCAGCCCGAGCTCGGCACCGTCGGCATGACCGAGAACGAGGCCGAGCGCGCCATGGAGGCAGGCGGCGAGGCCTTCGAGGTCTATTCCACCGCCTTCCGCCCGATGAAAACCGCCTTCGCCCATACCGAGGACCGGGTGCTGATGAAGCTCATCGTCGGCAAGGACACCCGCAAGGTCCTCGGCTGCCACATCGTGGCGCCCGAGGCAGGCGAGATGATCCAGCTCGCCGGCATCGCCATCAAGATGGGCGCCACCAAGGAAGATTTCGATCGCACCTGCGCGGTGCACCCCACGATGGCCGAGGAGCTGGTGACCATGAAGTCACCCACCCGTTAG
- the rpiA gene encoding ribose-5-phosphate isomerase RpiA, which produces MTDLSPIDKAKFVAAKRAVDYVQDGMRIGLGTGSTAAWMVRCLAEKMQAEKLDIMGIPTSTRTADLARELGIPVTSLDEAQWLDLTIDGADEFDGELNLIKGGGGALLQEKIVATASDRMVVIADAAKDVTALGAFPLPIEVIPFGWQTTKALVEETLINMDVLGRDTSLRMNDDAPYVTDEGNYIIDLHLRRIGNARQLSLVLNQVPGVVENGLFIDICDVVIIGHGDGRVQVRDINEGTEEEEKIDLLEGDNIFADL; this is translated from the coding sequence ATGACAGACCTTTCGCCGATCGACAAGGCCAAGTTCGTCGCCGCCAAACGGGCGGTGGACTACGTGCAGGACGGCATGCGCATCGGTCTTGGCACCGGCTCCACGGCGGCCTGGATGGTGCGCTGCCTGGCCGAGAAGATGCAGGCCGAAAAGCTTGATATCATGGGCATTCCCACCTCCACCCGCACCGCCGACCTGGCCCGCGAACTGGGCATTCCGGTCACCTCGCTCGACGAGGCCCAGTGGCTCGATCTCACAATCGACGGGGCCGACGAATTCGACGGTGAACTCAACCTCATCAAGGGCGGCGGCGGGGCGCTCCTGCAGGAAAAGATCGTCGCCACCGCGTCGGACCGCATGGTGGTGATCGCCGACGCCGCCAAGGACGTCACCGCGCTCGGGGCCTTCCCCCTGCCCATCGAGGTCATCCCCTTCGGCTGGCAGACCACCAAGGCGCTGGTCGAGGAAACCCTGATCAACATGGACGTTCTGGGCCGCGACACCTCGCTGCGCATGAACGACGACGCGCCCTACGTCACCGACGAGGGCAACTACATCATCGACCTGCACCTGCGCCGCATCGGCAATGCCCGCCAGCTGTCACTTGTGCTCAATCAGGTGCCCGGCGTGGTTGAAAACGGGCTCTTCATAGATATCTGCGATGTGGTGATCATCGGTCACGGCGATGGCCGGGTGCAGGTGCGCGACATCAACGAAGGCACCGAGGAGGAAGAGAAAATCGACCTTCTCGAGGGAGACAACATCTTCGCCGACCTCTGA
- a CDS encoding cation diffusion facilitator family transporter: MPHDHSHHHHVDPEAGDAKLALAVAVNLGLTVAQIVGGILSGSLALIADALHNLSDAVSLVIAVVARRIARRPADEGMTFGYGRAEMVAALINYTTLILLAVYLAYEGILRLFAPEPVEGWTVVIIAAIALVIDAVTALLTFAMSKTSANIRAAFLHNLADALGSVAVIVAGTLILLYDWRLADPLVTLLISAYILWHAMAEVPGVIRMLMLGTPPNLDISEVSQELAATPGVASLHHLHLWQMQEHEAALEAHVVIEAGRWDEADAIKSALKTTLETRFHIHHSTLELECAAHACDHPRLIGHG, encoded by the coding sequence ATGCCGCACGATCACAGCCATCACCACCACGTCGACCCCGAAGCCGGGGATGCCAAACTCGCCCTCGCCGTGGCGGTCAACCTCGGGCTGACGGTGGCGCAGATCGTCGGCGGCATCCTCTCCGGCTCGCTCGCGCTGATCGCCGACGCGCTGCACAACCTCTCCGATGCGGTCTCGCTCGTCATCGCCGTGGTCGCCCGCCGCATCGCCCGCCGCCCGGCCGACGAGGGGATGACCTTCGGCTATGGCCGGGCCGAGATGGTGGCGGCGCTGATCAACTATACCACGCTGATATTGCTGGCAGTCTACCTCGCCTATGAGGGCATCCTGCGGCTCTTCGCCCCCGAGCCGGTCGAGGGCTGGACGGTGGTGATCATCGCCGCCATCGCGCTGGTGATCGACGCGGTGACAGCCCTGCTCACCTTCGCCATGTCGAAAACCTCCGCCAACATCCGCGCCGCCTTTCTGCACAACCTCGCCGATGCGCTGGGCTCGGTCGCGGTGATTGTCGCCGGCACGCTGATCCTGCTCTACGACTGGCGCCTGGCCGACCCGTTGGTGACCCTGCTGATCTCCGCCTACATCCTCTGGCACGCCATGGCCGAGGTGCCCGGCGTGATCCGCATGCTCATGCTCGGCACCCCGCCCAACCTCGATATTTCCGAGGTATCGCAAGAACTTGCCGCCACCCCCGGCGTCGCCTCCCTGCACCATCTCCACCTCTGGCAGATGCAGGAACACGAGGCCGCGCTCGAGGCCCATGTGGTGATCGAGGCAGGCCGCTGGGACGAGGCCGATGCAATCAAATCGGCCCTCAAGACAACACTCGAAACCCGCTTCCACATCCACCACTCCACCCTCGAACTCGAATGCGCCGCCCACGCCTGCGACCATCCCCGCCTCATCGGCCATGGCTGA
- a CDS encoding GNAT family N-acetyltransferase, with protein sequence MITTDRLHLRPFEASDLPAFAAINADPQVMRYFPAPKTTAETEAMLARCAAKWQAEGMAFSAVTTQGGQLIGMCGLNRPEGIPLAPCVEIGWRFTPAAWGRGLATEAARAWLAWGWAQGQSEIVAFAPRLNLPSCALMARIGMKEAPSLAFDHPAIPEGNPLRPMHVARIRRPQG encoded by the coding sequence ATGATAACGACCGACCGCCTTCACCTCCGCCCCTTCGAGGCCAGCGACCTCCCCGCCTTCGCCGCGATCAACGCCGACCCGCAGGTGATGCGCTACTTCCCCGCGCCGAAGACGACAGCCGAAACCGAAGCCATGCTCGCCCGCTGCGCCGCCAAGTGGCAGGCCGAAGGCATGGCCTTCTCCGCCGTCACCACGCAGGGCGGCCAGCTCATCGGCATGTGCGGCCTCAACCGGCCCGAGGGCATTCCGCTCGCGCCCTGCGTCGAGATCGGCTGGCGCTTCACACCTGCCGCATGGGGCAGGGGGCTCGCCACAGAGGCCGCCCGCGCCTGGCTCGCCTGGGGCTGGGCGCAGGGACAGTCAGAGATCGTCGCCTTCGCACCCCGGCTCAACCTGCCGTCCTGCGCGCTCATGGCCCGGATCGGGATGAAAGAGGCGCCAAGCCTCGCCTTCGACCACCCCGCCATCCCCGAGGGCAACCCGCTGCGGCCCATGCACGTCGCCCGCATCCGCCGCCCGCAGGGTTAA